The Spirosoma radiotolerans genome has a window encoding:
- a CDS encoding ABC transporter ATP-binding protein produces the protein MQLLYSYLRQYWGLLILALFLAAINQIFSLLDPYIFRKIIDQFVVKPGGKIHDINFWGFLSDGAGLLILQALGVAMVSRIAKNFQDYYVNVITQRLGARLYTDGLRHSLELPYQVFEDQRSGETLGKLQKVRADVEKLIQSFVNVLFTSVVGIVFVMWYASTVYWPIAPAYFLTIPLLGFVSSLLSKKIKVVQKNIVAETTALAGSTTESLRNIELVKSLGLAQQETERLNATTGKILKLELKKVRYIRSLSFIQGTFVNLLRNAIMLLMLFLVVQGRITVGEFFSLFIYSFAIFGPLQELGNIINVYRETEASLANFQQILDTPRDEKPAHPKAINKIRTLAFDGVRFKHLTASAPALDGISFTAKLGETIAFVGPSGSGKTTLVKLLVGLYPPLAGKILYNDIPGSEIDLDELREQIGFVTQDTQLFAGTIRENLRFVAPNATDEECLTALHQAAADTLLNRAPQGLDTVIGEGGVKVSGGEKQRLSIARALLRKPTLLVFDEATSALDSLTEEEIGKTVRQLSGSRQHITILIAHRLSTILHADRIFVLERGHVAEEGAHADLLTQKGLYYAMWRQQIGERKEIQVPVQKALSPN, from the coding sequence ATGCAATTACTATACTCCTACCTGCGCCAATACTGGGGGTTACTGATTCTGGCCTTGTTTCTGGCCGCAATCAACCAGATTTTCTCATTACTTGACCCGTATATTTTTCGAAAAATTATTGACCAGTTCGTCGTTAAGCCGGGCGGTAAAATACACGATATCAATTTCTGGGGTTTCCTGAGCGATGGCGCTGGTCTGCTCATTCTTCAGGCACTTGGCGTTGCGATGGTGAGTCGAATCGCCAAAAATTTTCAGGATTATTACGTCAATGTCATTACGCAACGGTTGGGTGCCCGGCTCTATACCGATGGATTACGGCATTCGCTGGAGCTACCTTATCAGGTCTTTGAAGATCAGCGGTCGGGGGAGACCCTGGGCAAACTTCAAAAAGTACGGGCCGATGTTGAGAAATTAATTCAGTCGTTTGTCAATGTGTTGTTTACCTCTGTGGTCGGGATTGTGTTTGTGATGTGGTATGCCAGTACTGTTTACTGGCCCATTGCGCCGGCTTACTTCCTGACGATTCCGCTCCTGGGCTTCGTGAGTTCGTTGCTGAGCAAGAAAATTAAGGTTGTCCAGAAAAATATTGTAGCGGAAACAACGGCGCTGGCTGGCTCTACGACAGAAAGTCTGCGGAACATTGAACTGGTCAAAAGCCTGGGGCTGGCTCAGCAGGAAACCGAACGCCTGAATGCCACAACGGGTAAAATCCTGAAGCTGGAGTTGAAGAAGGTTCGCTACATACGGTCGTTGTCGTTTATTCAGGGGACGTTTGTCAACCTGCTACGTAATGCCATTATGCTGCTTATGCTGTTTCTGGTAGTGCAGGGACGCATCACCGTCGGGGAGTTTTTCTCCCTCTTCATCTATTCGTTCGCCATTTTTGGGCCCTTGCAGGAGTTAGGCAACATCATCAACGTATATCGGGAGACAGAAGCGTCGCTGGCCAACTTTCAGCAAATTCTCGATACACCTAGAGACGAAAAACCGGCTCATCCGAAAGCAATCAACAAAATAAGAACCCTGGCGTTTGACGGGGTGCGGTTTAAACACCTCACGGCCAGTGCACCGGCGCTGGATGGTATTTCATTCACAGCAAAACTGGGTGAAACCATTGCATTTGTCGGGCCATCGGGCTCGGGGAAAACAACCTTGGTGAAACTGCTCGTGGGACTCTATCCTCCATTGGCTGGTAAAATACTATACAATGATATTCCCGGATCGGAGATTGACCTTGACGAGTTGCGCGAGCAGATTGGCTTTGTAACGCAGGATACACAGCTTTTTGCGGGAACCATTCGCGAAAACCTACGATTTGTTGCCCCTAATGCCACGGACGAGGAATGCCTGACCGCCTTACACCAGGCCGCGGCCGATACATTGCTCAACCGCGCTCCACAGGGACTCGATACGGTCATTGGCGAGGGTGGAGTCAAGGTGTCGGGTGGAGAGAAGCAACGGCTGAGTATTGCTCGTGCGTTGCTGCGAAAACCAACTTTACTGGTCTTTGACGAGGCCACGTCCGCACTGGACTCCCTTACTGAGGAAGAAATTGGCAAGACGGTTCGTCAATTGTCGGGTTCCCGGCAGCACATTACCATTCTGATTGCCCACCGCCTGAGCACAATCCTACACGCCGACCGGATTTTTGTACTCGAACGCGGCCATGTGGCTGAGGAGGGTGCTCACGCTGATCTATTGACGCAAAAGGGCTTATATTATGCCATGTGGCGCCAGCAAATCGGCGAACGCAAAGAAATTCAGGTGCCCGTTCAAAAAGCGTTATCGCCGAATTAA